Below is a window of Humulus lupulus chromosome 2, drHumLupu1.1, whole genome shotgun sequence DNA.
AAATATTCAATATAAGTAAGTATATATGTTACTGTTGTTATAGATTTGTGGAGGGGTTGGGTTTCTAAATGTTTATATATTTAGTATGTATGTAAATAAGAAAAATGGTTAAAATGGTTATTCCTTTATTATACATGGTATTtggttatattattaattaatgatTTAATAAGTGAACTTGATAAAATTGGCTGTCTTTAGAAAAATCAAGCCTTataagttatatatatacatgtatattgACTAGGAATAAAatggattttattattattattatagggCGAATTCAAATTTACAGAATAATTGGGTGGGTAAGTGTGTGTATATATAGGGAGGGAGACACAGAGTTTAAATCTCCTACAAAAAATGAaatatttagaagaaaaaaaaacatgaatATGTACATATATAGTAGAACTTTGAAGGTTTTACTATGGTGGTTATATATTGCTACCTACTCATCATTGATAAACATTCCACAAAATTCACATCTTTTAAATTTTCatcaaataatataaaattaaccATTAACAATTTTTTctgtcttttttatttttttattttaaaagaacCTTCTATCTTCAACCACCCTGTATTTTAtctcatcaaaaaaaaaaaaattcaatattatattaataataaacATACACTAGTACTCTTCAATTTATTTTGtacaatttagattttttttaaaaaaaaatttgataatCTACCTTTATATAAAGAGGTCGATATCTAATTTAATAGGTATTATACTaaatatattatactatatatagTCATATACTATAATATATGGAAACAAACCAATTTTTTTATGCTGATTTCTGGAACTTGTTTGTTGAAAGAGGGAATGAAGCAATGTTGAAAGAGGGAATGAAGCAATGATGAAATTttcataaaatgaaaaatattatattaattatcGATAAAAATTTATTGCATgtgagactatatatatatatatatatgcattacaATCTATGACAAGTTCTCTTTAATGTTTTCggagattaatatatatatatagtagtatTTGTATGGATATTAATagttttatatatacatatatatatatatatatgtagttaGAATAAATCTAAAAGGGTGAAAATCGATTTTCATACTCAAAGAAACATATTTATTGAAATATACGTACTCTACTAGAAAATTTTACATAACAAGAGACAATGAAATATACTTTAGTGGAACAAATGCATCTATTTTATTGaaagcataaatatttatatattctcTAGAATTGGAGATGCAAGAATCCATCACATAAGATGAAGTTGTTAAGACCATTTGTAAATAATATCAGCAGTTGTTTGATTTGAACCCTCTTTGAAGCCATAAATTCCATCATTATGAGCCCTCCAAACACACTTTGAGGCACATCTGAATGAATCCCTGCTTGCTTTAAAAATATCATAGGATCCTGTTCCACCAACCCAGGTAAGACCACAGAAAAACAAAGTAGTACCCGTAAAATTGATTCGGAATTTAAACTCGTAATCTTGATTGTTGGCCACAACATGAGCACCTAAATCATCATCAGCGGACTTGCAATGAACTGTAAGTTGGTTTTGATTGTCCAAATTGTTGAAAATTTGAACCGTCGTTTTATATACGAATACGCCTCCGATTTTTTCATCACCGCTAGAATTCTCATTGTTGCCATTATTTGTAGACTGAAGATTCACTCTCGCTGCTTCTATGAGTGATGATGAAATCATAATCAGTAGTAAGTAAATCAATGACAAAGCTTTTTTCTCAAACAACTTCATCTTTCCTGTATTATTATTTGGTAGCAAACAATTTTTTTGAAATATACACAATAACATTTGATTTGTGAGCTCTCttctgtacatatatatatacacaatatctTGGTATTATGACGTGATGAGGTGGTTTAGAAAAATAAGAAGATAATCACGAAATGAATGCCTAAATCCATATGCAATTATACCTTTCATAAATGTATTAACAATTAAAATATGGAATTTTGGTGTTTTTTTCGGTATATACTGTGAATTTTGATGACACTATTTTCAATTATACTGTGAATTTAATTAAAAGGTTCATGTCGTTTATTGGGACGCTAATCACAAAATGAATGGCTCAATCAATGCGCTGCCTTCATGGATATAATGGAAATATGGGGAAGTTTTTCTAcgaatattaatatatatatatatatatatgcagtatGCATGTTAAATGGTGATAGGATTATAAAGATATTGTACTGCATTTATATGGCTTTAAATTGTTAGatttgtttttgaaaaaattaataattatacacAGAGAATCGAGGACCGAATATATTGGTTTggaataaaatgattttttttcgaACATAATTTAAAATGCTGATGCTATTGTTCTGGTATGAACTTGATTTTATGGATTGGGTACTAAGTGACCCAAATGATAGAATTGCTTATAATTATTCACGATAAGGAAGTGTTTTAATGGCTACATACACTACAATAAAGTACGTCGCTAAATATTCTCATTAATGCTTTGCCGCTAATGCAAAACAGTAGCaaggatctttaatcctcgcTAATACGAGACAACAACGATGATATTTGTTCTTACTAATTAAAATATTATGTGACTAATATTTTATTGCATAATTAATCCTCcttaatactttatttatttttatttctttattattaattaatttatttctatatgtaataatatgataacttacttattttgatttaatttatatttatttatttaataaaatttcaattttcTATGAAATTATATAtgatgaataattaaaaattatatgacatgattataaataaaaaaacaaaaaattaagtgACATGATTATTAATAGAAAATCTAAACATTCAAGTTATGTGTCTCCtaaaatatttaaagttaattgTTTTCTAATGTTATTAAAAGTTATTTGTCTTCTAATAATTACTTAAACTAAGGTAACTTCTAAAATATGAAAAAATTATGCATCTCCTAGgtcttcatcttcatcttcttctgcTTCTCCTTCATCTCCATCTCCGTTTGGATTTGGTGGTTGTGTTGGAAATGAAAATGGGAATGGCAGAGGTTGAAATTGAGGTAAATTATTTATAGGAGGCAAATCTTGTCTGCTGGCCAATTGTGCAGTTGAAGTGAAAGAACTACTGGCATCTTTTCATTTGCCTTTAACTACTCGTCCAACTCCTTTTCGATGATCATGACGAACACCTAAGACAACATTTGCAATCTCTCACTCATCCATCTAGGTACGCCCATTAGAGGAGccaacataattaaaattaattcaaTTGAAAAAATTCTTATTATTTCAAATACACAATAAATTACATTAACATAAAAGATGAATCCTTAGAAACTTTTATTCTCTAATGAACCTTTCTATTCTAAAAATTTCTACAAAGCCTTCTATTTTATAAATACCAACTTAGAAACTTATAAACAACTAAAATTAAACAACTCAAAACAATGACAacccaaaaaacaaaaacaaaagtaacGCAAACCTAAAATATAATTGAagtttttaaacttttttttttttttggtgaatcaGGAAGAATTCATTACTTCAACATCAAATACAAACTAAAACACCTTAATCAAGGCCTAAAAACTAAAAAACCTGTACAACAAATCCCATTACAATCCCTCAAACCAATCTAAATCCTTTTGGCTCACTTTCTTAGCTCATCTATAAGAGATTCTATTCTTTACATTAACTTGAACGGACTGTACAATTAGATTAGAAGGCGAATATTATGCAGCCACAAAACCTCATTACGATCCCGCCAAATCTGATAAATCAAAGCTGCAATTGTAGTAGAATACATGAGCTTCTTGAAATTGCTGATTTTAGCTCTCTTAATCCATCGTAACATAGCCAAAAGAGAAGTGGCATCTGCATGCCAGCCAAGCCAATTTTGCACATGCCTAAGACAATTCAAACTGTTGCAACATTCAAAAAATAAATGGACAACTGATTCTTTATGACCATCACAGAGTAGAAAATCTGAATTGCTAATGATATTGAATCTCTGAAGTCTCTCTTTAGTCTTCAAACGATTCTGAATAGCTAGCCAAAGTATAAAACTATGCTTGTGGACATTTAGTCTCCTCCAAACCTCCTTGCACCAATGCACACGGTCTGCTATAGGGCAAAACAAATGATAGCCCTTCCTGATCTAATAGCCATTCATTGAGAACCTGCTGCAATGAAACCAAACTTTTAAACTGATCTTTGACCTTAACAATTTTTTTCCAATACCAACTACTCTGCATAGGAGCTGCATAATCCCACCAATCCTTGTCTCTGATATATACATTATGCACCCATTTAACCCATAACTTGTCTTTCTTTTAAGAGAATGTCCAAATATACTTGCCAATAGTAGCTATATTCTAGGCAGAACAGTCCTTGAAACCAAGACCTCCAGCTCTTTTTGGTTTGCAAATTTGCTCCCAAGCAATACTACCCAGTCCCATGAAGTTAGCTTGACCCCTCCAAAGAAAGGCTCGACAAATTGTTGTTATCTTTTCCAAAACCTTCTTAGTGATAATCATAAGTTGATTCCAGTAGGAATGGATCGAAAGCAGCACCAAATTTATTAAGGTGACTCGCCCAGCAAACGAGATATTTATGGAGCTCCAGCACCTAATTCGAGCTGTCATTTTATCTATTAAAACTTCACAATCCTTCGCTAAAATTCTCTTGGAACAGATGGGAATTCCCAAGTATCTAAACGACAAAGAACTCCTACAAAACCCCGAAGCATCCAATACTCTTTGCACCTCATGAACGTTCATGCCACAACAGAAGATGGCAGACTTTAATTCATTCGGATGAAGATCAGAAGATTCAAAAAATAGTTTTAGACCTTGCAACATATTATAGATGGATTTGAACTCACCATGACGAAAAAGTAAAACATCATCCACAAAAATAAGGTGATTAAGTTGAAGCCCCTCACATCTTTCATGAAACTTGAAATCAGCTTTTCGACCTATCCTTTCCATGATCCTAGTTAAATATTCCATACTCAAAACAAAGAGAAGTGGAGCATAGGATCCCCCTACCTTAACCCTCTCTTAGATTCAAAAAATCCATGCAAGGATCTATTAAACATAAGAGAAAATCTAGGAGTTCTCACACACTGCATAACCAAATTAATGAACTTACTAGGAAAATTAAAAGCTTCAAGCATTTCTTAAATAAAATCTCATTCAACAGTGTCATGAGCTTTTTTCAAATCCAATTTAATCAGGCAATTAGCTTTACCAGATTTCCTCCCATAATGCCTAACAAGATCTTGGCAAATCATGATGTTGTGAGCAATGGATCTCCCCTTTACAAACCCACCTTGATTTTGAGCTATTAACTCTGACAAAACAGACCTCAACTGAGAGCAAATCAGTTTGGTGGCAGCCTTGTATAGCACATTGCAACAAGCTATTGGACGGTAATCACTAACATTAACAGGACACTTGCACTTCGGTATAAGAGTCAAAACAGTGGCATTTATCTCTTTTAAAATCTCCCCCAATTGCAAAAAGGATAGAATTGCATCACTCACCTCATTCCTAACAATATTCCAATTATATTGGAAAAAATAGCTGCTATAACCATCAGGACCAGGGGCCTGGCTTCTAGGAATGTAAAAAAGAGCTCTTTTAACATCATCCCTAGTGAAGGGCACCATCAGCATCTCAGCTTGCTCTCTAGAAAGGACAGAACCTTGAGTAGCTAAACTTGTAATCACCTTATTTCTATCAGCCATACAACTACCCAGCAGCTGCTTATAATAATGAACAAAAACCTCAGTTACCATACCTGGCTGATCAACCCACTCACCTGAATCAGTTGTGGTGGAGTAAATTCTATTTTGACTTCTTCTGTTTCTAATGCTCGCATGGAAGAAAGATGAATTATCATCCCCCTCTTTAATCTAGTGAATTTTAGCTTTTTGATGCAGAAAAGAGCAGTAGGACTTGTGTACTTCAGCATAATTTTTCCGAGCATCCAATTCAAACTTTATCAAAGTAGCATTAAAAGGATCCCTCATCAAATTCTCCTTACATTTAGATAAGACCCAAGAAGCATTCAAATAAGCAGCTTGAATATTAGTGAATCCATACTTATTGATCTTTTTCAGAAGACCCTTAAGTCTTCTAAGTTTCTGAACCACTTTATACATCCTTGTCCAACTAATAGGCCTCCTCCAATCATGAAGAATCTACTCCTGAAAACTTGGGTAAATATTCCACATTCGAAAAAAATTGTATGGTTTTTTTCCACTAGTAAACTCCAGATACACCGTGAGTAATGCAGAGGAATGATAAAAAAAACCCTCATTAAGAAAGCTCACTTCAGCGGTTGTGTAATGATTTAGCCAAGATTGATTAGCCATGACTCTATCAATTTTTTAGTAAATCCTATTGTCACCTTGTTGCTTATTACTCCAGGTGTAATAATTCCCACTAAATTTGACATCCTCCAAGTGACAGGTCGCAACACAATGCTGAAAATTATGAGATTGACTGTATTTGACCCAACATCCTATTTAGTCTTCCTTTGCCAAGATATCATTGAAGTCCCCCAGGACTAACAAAGGTTGAACCACCACTAAATCTTGCAAGTCCCTCCATAAACTAGCTCTaccatcttcatcattaaatccATAGACAAATGCAGTAAAAAAACTTATCCTTATTGTTATTTGAACAgacaaataaatgaataaattgacTTGTGCACTTAAGAATAGTCACATGGAACATCAAAGGATTCCAACATATCACAATGCGACCTCCATCATGCCACGCATTATTTGATGTAAAACACCAACCTGAAAACATATTAACATATAAGGCTCCCAACTTCCGAGCCTTTACCCTCGTCTCAAGGAGACAAATCAGGCCAACCTTCTTAGTTGAGATCAATTTCTTAACCTCATTCTATTTGTTTTGGTTATTGATCCCCCTGACATTCCATCTCAATATTCTATCCATTTGGGTAAGGAGGCTCTCCCTCTCTTCCTGTATTTCCCTGCTCAGCTGGATCCTTCAAATTCTCCCCTATTTAAGAACATAGAGGTTGAAAAGTATTATTAGTGACAGTGCTCACTTGTATTCCCTTTCCTTTTGACTTCCACCCTTTTGTAACTGTCTGAAAACCTTCTCCATCTACACTTTGCTTCTGCTTAGTAACCAAGTCTTGGTGATGATCAACCAATTTAACCACCCATTCTTGCCTTTGGTGTACTTGCTTCTTACACTCTTTCATAGGGTGTCCCATGCCCTTGAAATTTCCACAAATCACTGGTTTCCACTCATAAGAGACAGCAACTGAAACCTCTTGATCTAGTTCATTCACAAAAGAAATAACATCACGAAATTCTTGTGTCAAAGAAACTTCAACCAGAACACGAGGAAAATTCAATTTATGGCATGATCAACCATTAATGGCTTCCCCACCTGACCAATGATCTTGAATAGAGACCTTTCCCCCCAGTATTTCAATTCCAAATAATCTAAATGAATCCAAGTAGGAACCATCCGAACATCCTCCTTCTTAACTTCAGTGGTCGCATCCCACGGTTTCATGATAATGGGTTTCTTATCAAAGAAAACATAGCCATAATCGTACTCAAGCACTTAGTGCCCCAACATTGCAGCCCAAGACCTGGCAATCTAACCCAAACAGGAACTGACTTCACTGCCTTCAAAGTATCCAAATCAGTAGACCAAGGCTTCACTATCACTGGTTTCCTGTCAAAATGTAGCACCCCAGCTTCCAAAACCAGATTTCTAGTGATTTCATCACGAAAATTAACAAGTGTGAACCCATTATTCAACCTAGCAATTCTCTCAATGCCAAGCTTACCCCAAATTCTTTTGATAAAACCTTCGAAAACAACAAACGGCGGGTTAGCCCCAAGAACCTGACATACCACCGCTGAACTCCAGAATAAAATTTCAGTTTGGACCTCATCCAAATCAACTTGAGCAATTCGTTGGACCTCTTGAACAATTGGTTCCTCGAATCTATGTCTTGCCCCTCCTTGATTAGGAAGCAATGCTCTGAACTGAGACCATTTATCCCTTGCTTGGCTTTGAAAATTACCTGCATTTTCAGTCATTTCCTCATCTACATCGCCTACTTTCCAACTGCCTACAGGCGTTCCTTCAACGTCAAAAGGACCTTGAAATCCAGATTCAGGGAACTCTAACATCGAATCAGTGAAAACTACTTCCATCTCCTCCGGAATAGCTTCCTCGGCATCAGACTGCTGACCTCCAACCGCCTAAACCACTGAAGTTACAGCCACCGTCGATTT
It encodes the following:
- the LOC133815658 gene encoding S-protein homolog 6-like yields the protein MKLFEKKALSLIYLLLIMISSSLIEAARVNLQSTNNGNNENSSGDEKIGGVFVYKTTVQIFNNLDNQNQLTVHCKSADDDLGAHVVANNQDYEFKFRINFTGTTLFFCGLTWVGGTGSYDIFKASRDSFRCASKCVWRAHNDGIYGFKEGSNQTTADIIYKWS